Proteins encoded together in one Quercus lobata isolate SW786 chromosome 3, ValleyOak3.0 Primary Assembly, whole genome shotgun sequence window:
- the LOC115981939 gene encoding ENHANCER OF AG-4 protein 2 isoform X1 — protein sequence MAPARRRGANNKAKDKKSQLSVGDLVLAKVKGFPAWPAKISKPEEFKHQPDPKKHFVEFFGTREIGFVAPADIQAFTNEVKSKLSARCQGKTVRFFSQAVDEICVAFDELQNKKSSGFRDGADKSDVGCEALSVNEVEVDSKVETGKATYSGDALNESLSDSGSKLGRCSQRRGGTDIQDVKPSISCSADDSLSPDMSPEKNNSKSGGGNCKEHVLMTSSPDNSSFPKEEASDDEFVEDAVCTKQHGKEQKVLTTGNKLKKMGTVSKKRREGAVEVHKAGTSAVISLKDGSDGCSVDRLESVERLKDGIKGKIASSSMREFSLSPLKADSDINAGKKSKDLLKAKKHVIVPDNMLDSGVVSDKQIKGKLSGTEKRTQDRHGKANDGANDILPAKKLKRVDIGDDAAHGSHAKRIKSVSPNPNVDKKALKRTEFKRSTMSVKAESTLALRTQTGIVGSNASGNEAVLPVTKRRRRALEAMSDSDTLTTDDKTEIIPLIMKNDVSCSSNVKVPGSQLHKKRRAVCLFDEDDDESKTPVHGGSAGNVKAPSYVSDATKRSDANNDGSNNAQQGVSTRFGDGCLKESPSQSHNESLSPSEVQTDEKRPQKAMAVQVSHSPGKLESEQLSFKEQLLSKDQLSFKEAKYVLVSPGKSPPLGPAPKSVAEQHKVAKLGAKVSGTGTQKKGQAVSAKGLGVVSNSMNSSQNQATIQRNRPSSSGERSKATPKSISRIDELTLLSENSVEYNSLPDERDEAGRENKNSSLIDSKTSESVMSMKHLIAVAQAKRRQAHSQSFSHGIFSSFLCTTDVQGNSPSPSGVQSLLTGGASNVMQADIQGFNPCSSLASPSTHGHQSALRNQVDIEEVEERRGSSGNRTAGGSLSGGTEAAVARDAFEGMIETLSRTKESIGRATRLAIDCAKYGIANEVVELLIRKLETEPSFHRKVDLFFLVDSITQCSHSQKGIAGASYIPTVQAALPRLLGAAAPPGAAARENRRQCLKVLRLWLERKIIPDSILRPYMDDIGVSNDDTTAGLSLRRPSRAERAVDDPLREMEGMLVDEYGSNATFQLPGFLSSHVFEDEEEDFPSSSFKEAGDASAEETTPALGESETCAVLPNDRRHCILEDVDGELEMEDVSGHLKDERPLFTNGSFEIDSQHQSSDRTIETAPNNSSELLPLPEGSPPLPLDSPPPPPPLPPSPPPPPPPPSSPSPPPPPPPPPSLQPPPPPPSLQPPPPPSQPLPPPSQPLPPMSQLPPPPLPHSGPPPSLVPPASLPTQSSLLSQPFLPPQLSVQSSPQLAYQPPIPHEYCSTASGNQIVQMAGHGVHVDNALKSEMFPQQSSSFISTGLSSSQEPSGFNSSRQLEYGHNDIYLNPQISQPNQPFQQGNTSFTQRPLHPAPPQNTSSHFSYTKPAVQQHPQHPYPRPYSLPSPLDSQRRFVADEQWRMPSSDFKTNQRGGWMNGGRTPNGERTPSCSGPTYGQEGYFHPPLERPPANNIGFQHPAPNNLPAGAPIAGDHFVFSTVGATTRGKGLLHNASE from the exons ATGGCTCCGGCGCGAAGACGCGGAGCGAACAACAAAGCGAAGGACAAGAAGAGCCAGTTAAGTGTGGGCGATCTTGTCCTTGCTAAGGTCAAGGGCTTCCCCGCTTGGCCTGCCAAG ATTAGCAAACCTGAAGAATTTAAGCATCAGCCTGATCCCAAGAAACACTTCGTTGAATTCTTTGGTACAAGAGAAAT AGGTTTTGTTGCCCCTGCGGATATTCAGGCATTCACTAATGAGGTAAAGAGTAAATTGTCTGCCCGATGTCAGGGTAAAACAGTTAGGTTCTTTTCTCAAGCTGTGGACGAAATTTGTGTGGCGTTTGATGAGCTACAAAATAAGAAATCAAGTGGTTTCAGAGATGGTGCCGACAAATCTGATGTTGGGTGTGAGGCTCTATCTGTTAATGAGGTAGAGGTTGACTCAAAGGTTGAAACAGGTAAGGCGACATACAGTGGAGATGCTTTGAATGAGTCTTTAAGTGATTCTGGCTCTAAGTTGGGGCGCTGCTCACAGAGACGAGGTGGAACTGACATTCAAGATGTAAAGCCTTCTATATCCTGTAGTGCAGATGATAGTTTGTCTCCAGATATGTCCCCTGAgaaaaacaatagtaaaagtGGTGGTGGAAACTGTAAGGAACATGTATTAATGACATCCAGTCCAGATAATTCTTCCTTTCCAAAGGAAGAAGCAAGTGATGATGAATTTGTAGAAGATGCTGTTTGCACTAAGCAACATGGTAAGGAACAGAAAGTATTAACAACTGGTAACAAGTTGAAGAAGATGGGTACTGTGTCAAAGAAAAGACGTGAAGGTGCTGTTGAAGTACACAAAGCTGGTACCTCTGCTGTAATATCATTAAAGGATGGAAGTGATGGTTGTTCTGTTGATCGCCTTGAATCTGTTGAGCGATTGAAAGATGGAATTAAGGGCAAGATTGCCTCCAGCAGCATGCGTGAATTTTCTCTGAGCCCTCTTAAAGCAGATTCTGATATCAATGCTgggaaaaaatcaaaagatctgctaaaagctaaaaaacaTGTCATTGTTCCTGATAATATGCTGGACTCTGGTGTTGTTTCTGATAAACAGATCAAGGGAAAACTTTCTGGCACGGAAAAGAGGACCCAAGATAGACATGGAAAGGCTAATGATGGTGCAAATGATATACTTCCTGCCAAAAAATTGAAGCGTGTAGATATAGGGGATGATGCCGCACATGGATCACATGCAAAAAGAATTAAGAGTGTTTCTCCTAATCCTAATGTTGACAAGAAGGCGTTAAAAAGGACAGAGTTTAAAAGATCAACTATGAGTGTTAAAGCAGAAAGTACTTTGGCTTTAAGAACCCAAACTGGTATTGTTGGATCCAATGCTTCTGGTAATGAGGCTGTGCTACCTGTAACAAAGCGTCGACGCCGAGCACTGGAGGCTATGTCTGACTCAGATACTCTTACTACCGATGATAAAACAGAAATAATACCTCTTATAATGAAGAATGATGTGTCATGTTCTAGTAATGTGAAGGTTCCAGGAAGCCAGTTGCATAAAAAACGGAGAGCTGTGTGCCTTTTTGATGAAGACGATGATGAATCCAAAACTCCAGTCCATGGTGGATCTGCCGGAAATGTCAAAGCACCTTCATATGTTTCAGATGCTACCAAGAGAAGTGATGCAAATAATGATGGTTCAAATAATGCTCAGCAAGGAGTGTCTACTAGATTTGGGGATGGCTGTTTAAAGGAATCTCCCTCCCAATCACATAATGAGTCTCTGTCACCAAGTGAAGTTCAAACTGATGAGAAGAGGCCTCAAAAGGCAATGGCTGTGCAAGTTTCCCATAGTCCAGGGAAATTAGAATCTGAGCAATTGTCATTCAAGGAGCAATTGTTGTCCAAGGATCAGCTGTCATTCAAGGAGGCTAAGTACGTGTTGGTGTCTCCTGGAAAGTCTCCTCCATTAGGTCCTGCCCCCAAATCAGTGGCAGAACAGCATAAAGTGGCCAAACTTGGGGCTAAAGTTTCTGGTACTGGTACTCAGAAGAAGGGTCAGGCTGTGTCTGCTAAGGGTTTGGGTGTTGTTTCTAATAGCATGAACTCTTCTCAGAATCAAGCAACAATTCAGAGAAACAGGCCTTCGTCTTCTGGAGAAAGATCTAAAGCCACTCCTAAATCAATATCAAGGATTGATGAATTGACTCTTTTGTCTGAAAATTCAGTAGAGTATAATTCTTTGCCCGATGAAAG AGACGAAGCTGGtagggaaaataaaaatagttcatTGATTGATTCTAAGACTTCAGAATCTGTTATGTCCATGAAGCATCTTATTGCAGTAGCACAGGCAAAAAGAAGACAAGCTCACTCTCAAAGTTTCTCTCATGGAATTTTCAGTTCTTTCCTGTGTACCACTGATGTACAGGGAAATAGCCCGAGTCCATCTGGAGTGCAGTCTCTTTTAACTGGTGGTGCCAGCAACGTGATGCAAGCAGATATACAAGGATTTAATCCTTGCTCAAGTTTGGCTTCTCCATCAACTCATGGTCACCAGTCTGCATTGCGAAATCAAGTTGATATTGAAGAAGTTGAGGAGAGAAGAGGTAGTTCAGGGAACAGGACTGCTGGTGGCTCTCTGAGTGGTGGTACTGAAGCAGCAGTTGCTCGTGATGCTTTTGAGGGAATGATAGAGACTTTGTCAAGGACTAAAGAAAGTATTGGACGTGCAACTCGTCTTGCTATTGATTGTGCGAAGTATGGCATTGCCAATGAG GTTGTGGAACTTCTCATCCGAAAGTTGGAAACTGAACCTAGCTTTCATCGTAAAGTGGACTTGTTCTTTCTTGTTGATTCCATCACCCAATGCTCGCATAGTCAGAAGG GTATTGCTGGAGCTTCATACATTCCCACAGTTCAAGCAGCATTGCCACGTCTTCTTGGTGCTGCTGCTCCACCCGGAGCTGCTGCTCGTGAAAATCGTCGTCAGTGTCTTAAG GTTTTACGGTTGTGGCTTGAGAGGAAAATCATACCCGATTCCATTCTTCGGCCTTACATGGATGACATTGGGGTTTCAAATGATGATACGACCGCTGGTCTTTCACTTAGACGACCATCACGAGCAGAGCGAGCTGTAGATGATCCATTAAGAGAAATGGAAGGCATGCTTGTTGATGAGTATGGGAG TAATGCTACCTTTCAGCTGCCCGGTTTTTTATCTTCTCATGTAtttgaagatgaggaagaagattTTCCAAGCAGTTCATTTAAGGAAGCCGGTGATGCATCAGCAGAGGAAACCACCCCCGCTTTAGGAGAGTCAGAAACATGTGCTGTTCTTCCTAATGACAGGCGCCATTGCATTCTAGAGGATGTGGATGGTGAGCTCGAAATGGAAGATGTTTCAGGACACTTGAAGGATGAAAGACCCTTGTTCACAAATGGTTCTTTTGAAATAGATTCACAACATCAGAGTTCAGATAGGACCATAGAAACTGCTCCAAACAATTCCTCTGAGTTACTCCCACTACCAGAGGGTTCTCCTCCGTTGCCTCTCgattctcctcctcctccacctccttTGCCTCCttcaccacctccaccaccaccacccccatCATCTCcgtcaccaccaccaccaccaccgccgccTCCCTCGTTACAGCCACCACCGCCGCCTCCCTCGTTACAGCCACCACCTCCCCCGTCACAGCCACTACCTCCCCCGTCACAGCCACTACCTCCCATGTCACAGCTACCCCCTCCTCCTTTGCCACATTCTGGCCCCCCACCATCATTGGTCCCTCCAGCATCTTTACCAACTCAGTCTTCATTACTCTCCCAACCATTTTTACCACCTCAATTATCCGTACAGTCTTCACCACAGTTGGCATATCAACCACCCATACCTCATGAATATTGCAGCACAGCTAGT GGCAACCAAATTGTCCAAATGGCTGGTCATGGCGTTCATGTTGATAATGCACTGAAAAGTGAAATGTTTCCGCAGCAATCATCTAGCTTTATTTCAACAGGATTATCCAGTTCTCAAGAACCATCTGGATTTAATTCTTCAAGGCAATTAGAATATGGACACAATGATATTTATTTAAACCCCCAAATTTCACAACCTAACCAACCATTTCAACAAGGTAATACCTCTTTTACACAAAGACCTTTACACCCTGCCCCACCTCAGAACACATCCAGTCATTTCTCTTATACAAAGCCGGCAGTTCAGCAACATCCTCAGCATCCGTACCCACGTCCATACTCTTTACCATCTCCTCTGGATAGCCAGAGGCGATTTGTTGCTGATGAACAATGGAGGATGCCATCAAGTGACTTTAAAACAAATCAGCGTGGTGGGTGGATGAATGGAGGGAGAACACCAAATGGAGAAAGAACTCCCTCATGTTCAGGACCTACCTATGGCCAGGAAG GTTATTTTCATCCACCTCTTGAGAGGCCACCAGCAAATAATATTGGTTTTCAGCATCCTGCCCCTAATAATCTACCTGCTGGAGCTCCAATAGCAG gtGATCATTTTGTCTTCTCTACTGTGGGTGCCACAACACGTGGCAAAGGATTATTACATAATGCCTCAGAGTGA
- the LOC115981939 gene encoding ENHANCER OF AG-4 protein 2 isoform X2, protein MAPARRRGANNKAKDKKSQLSVGDLVLAKVKGFPAWPAKISKPEEFKHQPDPKKHFVEFFGTREIGFVAPADIQAFTNEVKSKLSARCQGKTVRFFSQAVDEICVAFDELQNKKSSGFRDGADKSDVGCEALSVNEVEVDSKVETGKATYSGDALNESLSDSGSKLGRCSQRRGGTDIQDVKPSISCSADDSLSPDMSPEKNNSKSGGGNCKEHVLMTSSPDNSSFPKEEASDDEFVEDAVCTKQHGKEQKVLTTGNKLKKMGTVSKKRREGAVEVHKAGTSAVISLKDGSDGCSVDRLESVERLKDGIKGKIASSSMREFSLSPLKADSDINAGKKSKDLLKAKKHVIVPDNMLDSGVVSDKQIKGKLSGTEKRTQDRHGKANDGANDILPAKKLKRVDIGDDAAHGSHAKRIKSVSPNPNVDKKALKRTEFKRSTMSVKAESTLALRTQTGIVGSNASGNEAVLPVTKRRRRALEAMSDSDTLTTDDKTEIIPLIMKNDVSCSSNVKVPGSQLHKKRRAVCLFDEDDDESKTPVHGGSAGNVKAPSYVSDATKRSDANNDGSNNAQQGVSTRFGDGCLKESPSQSHNESLSPSEVQTDEKRPQKAMAVQVSHSPGKLESEQLSFKEQLLSKDQLSFKEAKYVLVSPGKSPPLGPAPKSVAEQHKVAKLGAKVSGTGTQKKGQAVSAKGLGVVSNSMNSSQNQATIQRNRPSSSGERSKATPKSISRIDELTLLSENSVEYNSLPDERDEAGRENKNSSLIDSKTSESVMSMKHLIAVAQAKRRQAHSQSFSHGIFSSFLCTTDVQGNSPSPSGVQSLLTGGASNVMQADIQGFNPCSSLASPSTHGHQSALRNQVDIEEVEERRGSSGNRTAGGSLSGGTEAAVARDAFEGMIETLSRTKESIGRATRLAIDCAKYGIANEVVELLIRKLETEPSFHRKVDLFFLVDSITQCSHSQKGIAGASYIPTVQAALPRLLGAAAPPGAAARENRRQCLKVLRLWLERKIIPDSILRPYMDDIGVSNDDTTAGLSLRRPSRAERAVDDPLREMEGMLVDEYGSNATFQLPGFLSSHVFEDEEEDFPSSSFKEAGDASAEETTPALGESETCAVLPNDRRHCILEDVDGELEMEDVSGHLKDERPLFTNGSFEIDSQHQSSDRTIETAPNNSSELLPLPEGSPPLPLDSPPPPPPLPPSPPPPPPPPSSPSPPPPPPPPPSLQPPPPPPSLQPPPPPSQPLPPPSQPLPPMSQLPPPPLPHSGPPPSLVPPASLPTQSSLLSQPFLPPQLSVQSSPQLAYQPPIPHEYCSTASGNQIVQMAGHGVHVDNALKSEMFPQQSSSFISTGLSSSQEPSGFNSSRQLEYGHNDIYLNPQISQPNQPFQQGNTSFTQRPLHPAPPQNTSSHFSYTKPAVQQHPQHPYPRPYSLPSPLDSQRRFVADEQWRMPSSDFKTNQRGGWMNGGRTPNGERTPSCSGPTYGQEGYFHPPLERPPANNIGFQHPAPNNLPAGAPIAGHGVSQMFPCRPDISALNCWRPA, encoded by the exons ATGGCTCCGGCGCGAAGACGCGGAGCGAACAACAAAGCGAAGGACAAGAAGAGCCAGTTAAGTGTGGGCGATCTTGTCCTTGCTAAGGTCAAGGGCTTCCCCGCTTGGCCTGCCAAG ATTAGCAAACCTGAAGAATTTAAGCATCAGCCTGATCCCAAGAAACACTTCGTTGAATTCTTTGGTACAAGAGAAAT AGGTTTTGTTGCCCCTGCGGATATTCAGGCATTCACTAATGAGGTAAAGAGTAAATTGTCTGCCCGATGTCAGGGTAAAACAGTTAGGTTCTTTTCTCAAGCTGTGGACGAAATTTGTGTGGCGTTTGATGAGCTACAAAATAAGAAATCAAGTGGTTTCAGAGATGGTGCCGACAAATCTGATGTTGGGTGTGAGGCTCTATCTGTTAATGAGGTAGAGGTTGACTCAAAGGTTGAAACAGGTAAGGCGACATACAGTGGAGATGCTTTGAATGAGTCTTTAAGTGATTCTGGCTCTAAGTTGGGGCGCTGCTCACAGAGACGAGGTGGAACTGACATTCAAGATGTAAAGCCTTCTATATCCTGTAGTGCAGATGATAGTTTGTCTCCAGATATGTCCCCTGAgaaaaacaatagtaaaagtGGTGGTGGAAACTGTAAGGAACATGTATTAATGACATCCAGTCCAGATAATTCTTCCTTTCCAAAGGAAGAAGCAAGTGATGATGAATTTGTAGAAGATGCTGTTTGCACTAAGCAACATGGTAAGGAACAGAAAGTATTAACAACTGGTAACAAGTTGAAGAAGATGGGTACTGTGTCAAAGAAAAGACGTGAAGGTGCTGTTGAAGTACACAAAGCTGGTACCTCTGCTGTAATATCATTAAAGGATGGAAGTGATGGTTGTTCTGTTGATCGCCTTGAATCTGTTGAGCGATTGAAAGATGGAATTAAGGGCAAGATTGCCTCCAGCAGCATGCGTGAATTTTCTCTGAGCCCTCTTAAAGCAGATTCTGATATCAATGCTgggaaaaaatcaaaagatctgctaaaagctaaaaaacaTGTCATTGTTCCTGATAATATGCTGGACTCTGGTGTTGTTTCTGATAAACAGATCAAGGGAAAACTTTCTGGCACGGAAAAGAGGACCCAAGATAGACATGGAAAGGCTAATGATGGTGCAAATGATATACTTCCTGCCAAAAAATTGAAGCGTGTAGATATAGGGGATGATGCCGCACATGGATCACATGCAAAAAGAATTAAGAGTGTTTCTCCTAATCCTAATGTTGACAAGAAGGCGTTAAAAAGGACAGAGTTTAAAAGATCAACTATGAGTGTTAAAGCAGAAAGTACTTTGGCTTTAAGAACCCAAACTGGTATTGTTGGATCCAATGCTTCTGGTAATGAGGCTGTGCTACCTGTAACAAAGCGTCGACGCCGAGCACTGGAGGCTATGTCTGACTCAGATACTCTTACTACCGATGATAAAACAGAAATAATACCTCTTATAATGAAGAATGATGTGTCATGTTCTAGTAATGTGAAGGTTCCAGGAAGCCAGTTGCATAAAAAACGGAGAGCTGTGTGCCTTTTTGATGAAGACGATGATGAATCCAAAACTCCAGTCCATGGTGGATCTGCCGGAAATGTCAAAGCACCTTCATATGTTTCAGATGCTACCAAGAGAAGTGATGCAAATAATGATGGTTCAAATAATGCTCAGCAAGGAGTGTCTACTAGATTTGGGGATGGCTGTTTAAAGGAATCTCCCTCCCAATCACATAATGAGTCTCTGTCACCAAGTGAAGTTCAAACTGATGAGAAGAGGCCTCAAAAGGCAATGGCTGTGCAAGTTTCCCATAGTCCAGGGAAATTAGAATCTGAGCAATTGTCATTCAAGGAGCAATTGTTGTCCAAGGATCAGCTGTCATTCAAGGAGGCTAAGTACGTGTTGGTGTCTCCTGGAAAGTCTCCTCCATTAGGTCCTGCCCCCAAATCAGTGGCAGAACAGCATAAAGTGGCCAAACTTGGGGCTAAAGTTTCTGGTACTGGTACTCAGAAGAAGGGTCAGGCTGTGTCTGCTAAGGGTTTGGGTGTTGTTTCTAATAGCATGAACTCTTCTCAGAATCAAGCAACAATTCAGAGAAACAGGCCTTCGTCTTCTGGAGAAAGATCTAAAGCCACTCCTAAATCAATATCAAGGATTGATGAATTGACTCTTTTGTCTGAAAATTCAGTAGAGTATAATTCTTTGCCCGATGAAAG AGACGAAGCTGGtagggaaaataaaaatagttcatTGATTGATTCTAAGACTTCAGAATCTGTTATGTCCATGAAGCATCTTATTGCAGTAGCACAGGCAAAAAGAAGACAAGCTCACTCTCAAAGTTTCTCTCATGGAATTTTCAGTTCTTTCCTGTGTACCACTGATGTACAGGGAAATAGCCCGAGTCCATCTGGAGTGCAGTCTCTTTTAACTGGTGGTGCCAGCAACGTGATGCAAGCAGATATACAAGGATTTAATCCTTGCTCAAGTTTGGCTTCTCCATCAACTCATGGTCACCAGTCTGCATTGCGAAATCAAGTTGATATTGAAGAAGTTGAGGAGAGAAGAGGTAGTTCAGGGAACAGGACTGCTGGTGGCTCTCTGAGTGGTGGTACTGAAGCAGCAGTTGCTCGTGATGCTTTTGAGGGAATGATAGAGACTTTGTCAAGGACTAAAGAAAGTATTGGACGTGCAACTCGTCTTGCTATTGATTGTGCGAAGTATGGCATTGCCAATGAG GTTGTGGAACTTCTCATCCGAAAGTTGGAAACTGAACCTAGCTTTCATCGTAAAGTGGACTTGTTCTTTCTTGTTGATTCCATCACCCAATGCTCGCATAGTCAGAAGG GTATTGCTGGAGCTTCATACATTCCCACAGTTCAAGCAGCATTGCCACGTCTTCTTGGTGCTGCTGCTCCACCCGGAGCTGCTGCTCGTGAAAATCGTCGTCAGTGTCTTAAG GTTTTACGGTTGTGGCTTGAGAGGAAAATCATACCCGATTCCATTCTTCGGCCTTACATGGATGACATTGGGGTTTCAAATGATGATACGACCGCTGGTCTTTCACTTAGACGACCATCACGAGCAGAGCGAGCTGTAGATGATCCATTAAGAGAAATGGAAGGCATGCTTGTTGATGAGTATGGGAG TAATGCTACCTTTCAGCTGCCCGGTTTTTTATCTTCTCATGTAtttgaagatgaggaagaagattTTCCAAGCAGTTCATTTAAGGAAGCCGGTGATGCATCAGCAGAGGAAACCACCCCCGCTTTAGGAGAGTCAGAAACATGTGCTGTTCTTCCTAATGACAGGCGCCATTGCATTCTAGAGGATGTGGATGGTGAGCTCGAAATGGAAGATGTTTCAGGACACTTGAAGGATGAAAGACCCTTGTTCACAAATGGTTCTTTTGAAATAGATTCACAACATCAGAGTTCAGATAGGACCATAGAAACTGCTCCAAACAATTCCTCTGAGTTACTCCCACTACCAGAGGGTTCTCCTCCGTTGCCTCTCgattctcctcctcctccacctccttTGCCTCCttcaccacctccaccaccaccacccccatCATCTCcgtcaccaccaccaccaccaccgccgccTCCCTCGTTACAGCCACCACCGCCGCCTCCCTCGTTACAGCCACCACCTCCCCCGTCACAGCCACTACCTCCCCCGTCACAGCCACTACCTCCCATGTCACAGCTACCCCCTCCTCCTTTGCCACATTCTGGCCCCCCACCATCATTGGTCCCTCCAGCATCTTTACCAACTCAGTCTTCATTACTCTCCCAACCATTTTTACCACCTCAATTATCCGTACAGTCTTCACCACAGTTGGCATATCAACCACCCATACCTCATGAATATTGCAGCACAGCTAGT GGCAACCAAATTGTCCAAATGGCTGGTCATGGCGTTCATGTTGATAATGCACTGAAAAGTGAAATGTTTCCGCAGCAATCATCTAGCTTTATTTCAACAGGATTATCCAGTTCTCAAGAACCATCTGGATTTAATTCTTCAAGGCAATTAGAATATGGACACAATGATATTTATTTAAACCCCCAAATTTCACAACCTAACCAACCATTTCAACAAGGTAATACCTCTTTTACACAAAGACCTTTACACCCTGCCCCACCTCAGAACACATCCAGTCATTTCTCTTATACAAAGCCGGCAGTTCAGCAACATCCTCAGCATCCGTACCCACGTCCATACTCTTTACCATCTCCTCTGGATAGCCAGAGGCGATTTGTTGCTGATGAACAATGGAGGATGCCATCAAGTGACTTTAAAACAAATCAGCGTGGTGGGTGGATGAATGGAGGGAGAACACCAAATGGAGAAAGAACTCCCTCATGTTCAGGACCTACCTATGGCCAGGAAG GTTATTTTCATCCACCTCTTGAGAGGCCACCAGCAAATAATATTGGTTTTCAGCATCCTGCCCCTAATAATCTACCTGCTGGAGCTCCAATAGCAG GTCATGGCGTCTCCCAGATGTTTCCATGTAGACCAGACATTTCTGCCCTTAATTGTTGGCGGCCAGCTTGA